The following are encoded together in the Streptomyces sp. NBC_00358 genome:
- a CDS encoding sigma-70 family RNA polymerase sigma factor: protein MCRSCGKPLPERAGRTGRSSLYCSAACRQKAYRDRRTAPADTVRGLIEEVGRQVEALVPQPPSVFYSGVSELASSVGRLRRVARVARDTAKDDYVTRAAVTKAAGAPAPAAEGGTADRTGDPAAAPGGSTGGHAAATAAATGATSGAAGVAAPPGSTAAGEAATEDSTAARPSLGESDFAALVEPYRRELRVHCYRMAGSYDDAEDLVQETFLRAWRAREGYAGRASLRTWLYRIATNTCLDFQRRTARRPQRYEPLPGMNHGTAEPPARVTWLQPYPDEDLPSAEEQPDALAVSRETLELVFLAAIQHLPARQRAVLVLRDVLGFSAAETAESLEMTVASVNSALQRARPTLRDRLPARRTDWTAEPDEREREILGRYMAAAERLDLDAFTGLLSEDIKLTMPPNPFWFVGRDAITEFLRISLDPASPLFLGHWRHLPARANGGLAAGGYVRRPGTTVYRAQVLDVLRVEGDRIVEITSFEPHLFPAFGLPLRLPADR from the coding sequence GTGTGCCGCAGTTGCGGAAAACCGCTGCCCGAGCGGGCCGGGCGTACGGGGCGCAGTTCCCTGTACTGCTCCGCCGCCTGCCGGCAGAAGGCGTACCGGGACCGCCGGACGGCGCCGGCCGACACCGTGCGCGGGCTGATCGAGGAGGTCGGGCGCCAGGTCGAGGCGCTGGTGCCGCAGCCGCCGTCCGTCTTCTACTCCGGCGTGAGCGAACTGGCCTCCTCGGTCGGACGGCTGCGCCGCGTCGCCCGGGTCGCCCGGGACACCGCGAAGGACGATTACGTCACCCGCGCCGCCGTGACGAAAGCGGCGGGCGCACCGGCTCCCGCCGCCGAAGGCGGCACCGCGGACCGCACCGGCGACCCGGCGGCGGCCCCAGGCGGCTCCACCGGCGGCCACGCAGCGGCCACCGCAGCGGCCACCGGGGCGACCTCCGGCGCGGCCGGGGTAGCGGCCCCGCCGGGCTCCACCGCGGCCGGGGAAGCGGCCACCGAGGACTCCACCGCGGCGCGCCCCTCGCTCGGTGAGAGCGACTTCGCCGCGCTCGTCGAGCCGTACCGGCGTGAGCTGCGCGTGCACTGCTACCGCATGGCGGGCTCGTACGACGACGCCGAGGATCTCGTCCAGGAGACCTTCCTGCGGGCCTGGCGGGCGCGGGAGGGCTACGCGGGGCGGGCGAGCCTGCGGACCTGGCTGTACCGGATCGCCACCAACACCTGTCTGGACTTCCAGCGGCGCACGGCCCGCCGCCCCCAGCGCTACGAGCCGCTCCCCGGCATGAACCACGGCACGGCCGAACCCCCGGCCCGCGTCACCTGGCTCCAGCCGTACCCCGACGAGGACCTGCCCTCGGCCGAGGAGCAGCCGGACGCCCTTGCCGTCTCCCGCGAGACCCTGGAGCTCGTCTTCCTGGCCGCCATCCAGCATCTGCCGGCCCGCCAGCGCGCCGTCCTGGTCCTGCGCGACGTTCTCGGGTTCTCCGCCGCCGAGACCGCCGAGTCCCTGGAGATGACGGTCGCCTCGGTCAACAGCGCCCTGCAGCGCGCCCGGCCCACCCTGCGCGACCGCCTGCCCGCCCGCCGCACGGACTGGACCGCCGAGCCGGACGAGCGCGAGCGCGAGATCCTCGGGCGGTACATGGCCGCCGCCGAACGCCTGGACCTCGACGCGTTCACCGGCCTGCTCAGCGAGGACATCAAGCTCACCATGCCGCCGAACCCGTTCTGGTTCGTCGGACGTGACGCGATCACCGAGTTCCTGCGGATCAGCCTCGACCCCGCGTCCCCGCTGTTCCTCGGCCACTGGCGCCACCTTCCCGCCCGCGCCAACGGCGGACTCGCGGCCGGGGGCTATGTGCGCCGCCCGGGTACGACCGTGTACCGCGCCCAGGTGCTCGACGTACTGCGCGTCGAGGGCGATCGCATCGTGGAGATCACCTCGTTCGAACCGCACCTGTTCCCGGCGTTCGGACTGCCGCTGCGGCTCCCGGCCGACCGATGA
- a CDS encoding TetR/AcrR family transcriptional regulator, with protein sequence MPVKEQHESHPGSGTPPESGAAPAVAPRRSDATRGAILTAARERFAADGYERATIRAIAKDARIDPSMVMRYYGSKEGLFAAVLDVDLRLPDPSALDPADVGHVLVGHFLDLWEENEVLTAMLRVGVTNQAGAERMQNIFRDQLAPVARRACPDPEQAPARAALCASQLLGLALARYILRLAPAVALHREEIVAWLGPTVQRYLTAPHP encoded by the coding sequence ATGCCAGTCAAGGAACAGCACGAGTCCCACCCCGGCTCCGGCACGCCCCCGGAGTCCGGCGCGGCACCCGCGGTGGCGCCCCGCCGCTCCGACGCCACCCGCGGCGCGATCCTCACCGCCGCCCGCGAGCGCTTCGCGGCGGACGGCTACGAGCGTGCCACGATCCGGGCCATCGCAAAGGACGCGCGCATCGACCCGTCGATGGTCATGCGCTACTACGGCTCGAAGGAGGGGCTGTTCGCGGCCGTGCTCGACGTCGATCTGCGGCTGCCCGATCCGTCGGCTCTCGACCCGGCCGACGTGGGACACGTTCTGGTGGGCCACTTCCTCGACCTGTGGGAGGAGAACGAGGTCCTCACCGCGATGCTCCGGGTCGGCGTGACCAACCAGGCCGGCGCCGAACGGATGCAGAACATCTTCAGGGACCAGCTCGCGCCGGTGGCCCGGCGCGCCTGCCCGGACCCCGAACAGGCTCCGGCCCGCGCCGCGCTCTGCGCCTCACAGCTGCTCGGGCTCGCGCTCGCCCGCTACATCCTGCGGCTGGCCCCGGCCGTCGCGCTGCACCGCGAGGAGATCGTGGCGTGGCTCGGCCCGACGGTGCAGCGGTATCTGACGGCGCCCCACCCGTAG
- a CDS encoding MarR family winged helix-turn-helix transcriptional regulator: protein MSNPEDPVDAIVEQWAAVRPDLDTAAMEVFGRVFRLARTMGDRMEKAYARYGISRGEFDVLATLRRSDAPYTLPPRELSATLMLTTGGMTGRLDRLERAGLLRRSPDPHDRRGLRVTLTDEGLRLIDEAVEAGLAVQTAALSALDGEQAAQLADLLRPLLAATAS from the coding sequence ATGAGCAACCCCGAGGACCCCGTCGACGCGATCGTCGAGCAGTGGGCCGCCGTCCGGCCGGACCTCGACACCGCGGCGATGGAGGTCTTCGGGCGCGTCTTCCGGCTCGCGCGCACCATGGGCGACCGGATGGAGAAGGCGTACGCGCGATACGGGATCTCGCGCGGGGAATTCGACGTGCTGGCGACACTGCGCCGCTCCGACGCCCCGTACACGCTCCCGCCCCGCGAACTCTCGGCCACGCTCATGCTGACCACGGGCGGGATGACCGGGCGCCTGGACAGGCTGGAGCGCGCCGGGCTGCTCCGCCGCTCCCCCGATCCGCACGACCGGCGCGGCCTCCGAGTCACCCTGACGGACGAGGGGCTGAGGCTGATCGACGAGGCCGTCGAGGCAGGGCTCGCCGTCCAGACGGCCGCGCTCTCGGCCCTCGACGGCGAGCAGGCCGCCCAACTGGCCGACCTGCTGCGCCCGCTGCTGGCCGCCACCGCCTCCTAA
- a CDS encoding FAD-dependent monooxygenase encodes MTGNTHAHTSATTPRQVVVVGSGPTGLLLAGDLAAAGVPVVLVEKRPRGISNLSRAFVLHARTLEQLDARGLADGLESKGRALDRIRLFGGLTLALDTLPSRFNHLLVIPQYEVEEALQHRAEKAGVRFVYETEVTGLRQDADGVTLEVRGPGGAAGELAADYVVGTDGMRSAVREAIGLTFPGRSVIRSVVLADVRLDEEPESVLTANAVGDAFAFIAPFGDGYYRVIGWHRGRDIPDSEPVGLDEVKEIARLALGHDYGMRDARWMSRFHSDERQAPAYRVGRVFLAGDAAHVHTPAGGQGMNTGLQDAANLGWKLAAVFNGWSGAALLDTYQAERHPVGASVLRSSGGIVRLAMAKRPWTRALRAGITTVLGHVGPARRRAAGRITGIGYAYGAPRGAHPLTGNRAPDLALRSGRLYEALRAGRFVLIAPGPSGTGQAGQAEQAERAERAGERAGRLTVERWAGERRTTLLVRPDGYVAWAAESPDPAAVEAALTAAVGS; translated from the coding sequence ATGACCGGCAACACGCACGCGCACACGTCCGCCACCACCCCCCGCCAGGTCGTCGTGGTCGGCTCGGGCCCGACCGGCCTGCTGCTGGCCGGCGATCTCGCCGCCGCCGGTGTCCCGGTCGTCCTCGTCGAGAAGCGCCCCCGCGGCATCAGCAATCTCTCCCGCGCCTTCGTCCTGCACGCGCGCACCCTGGAGCAGCTCGACGCCCGCGGACTCGCCGACGGTCTGGAGAGCAAGGGGCGGGCCCTCGACCGTATTCGGCTCTTCGGCGGGCTGACGCTCGCACTGGACACGCTGCCCTCCCGTTTCAACCACCTGCTGGTGATTCCGCAGTACGAGGTGGAGGAGGCCTTGCAGCACCGGGCGGAGAAGGCCGGGGTGCGGTTCGTCTACGAGACGGAGGTGACCGGACTGCGGCAGGACGCGGACGGCGTGACGCTCGAAGTGCGGGGACCGGGCGGCGCGGCGGGTGAACTGGCGGCCGACTACGTCGTCGGGACGGACGGGATGCGCAGCGCGGTGCGGGAGGCGATCGGGCTGACCTTCCCCGGCAGGTCGGTCATCCGGTCCGTCGTGCTCGCGGACGTCCGGCTCGACGAGGAGCCGGAGTCGGTGCTGACCGCCAACGCCGTCGGTGACGCCTTCGCCTTCATCGCGCCCTTCGGTGACGGCTACTACCGCGTCATCGGCTGGCACCGCGGCCGAGACATCCCGGACAGCGAGCCGGTCGGACTCGACGAGGTCAAGGAGATCGCCCGGCTCGCCCTCGGGCACGACTACGGGATGCGCGACGCCCGCTGGATGTCCCGGTTCCACAGCGACGAACGCCAGGCGCCCGCCTACCGGGTGGGCCGTGTCTTCCTGGCGGGCGACGCCGCGCATGTGCACACCCCGGCCGGCGGTCAGGGCATGAACACCGGGCTCCAGGACGCGGCGAACCTCGGCTGGAAGCTGGCGGCCGTGTTCAACGGATGGTCCGGAGCAGCTCTGTTGGACACCTATCAGGCCGAACGCCACCCGGTCGGCGCGTCCGTGCTGCGCAGCAGCGGAGGCATCGTACGGCTCGCCATGGCCAAGCGTCCCTGGACCCGGGCGCTGCGCGCGGGAATCACCACGGTGCTCGGTCATGTCGGCCCCGCCCGTCGCCGGGCGGCCGGCCGCATCACGGGCATCGGGTACGCGTACGGGGCGCCGCGCGGCGCGCACCCCTTGACCGGCAACCGCGCCCCCGACCTCGCTCTGAGGAGCGGTCGGCTCTACGAGGCCCTGCGGGCCGGGAGGTTCGTCCTGATTGCCCCGGGGCCGTCCGGGACCGGGCAGGCAGGCCAGGCAGAGCAGGCAGAGCGGGCAGAGCGGGCGGGGGAGCGTGCGGGCCGTCTCACCGTGGAGCGCTGGGCGGGCGAGCGGCGCACGACGCTCCTGGTGCGGCCCGACGGATATGTGGCCTGGGCCGCCGAGTCCCCGGACCCGGCCGCGGTCGAGGCGGCCCTCACCGCCGCCGTGGGTTCTTAG
- a CDS encoding aspartate-semialdehyde dehydrogenase has protein sequence MRVGIVGATGMVGTAMRRILVERAFPVEELRLFASARSAGTVVDGVTVEDASTADYSGLDIVLFSAGGATSKALAEKVASQGAVVIDNSSAWRKDPEVPLVVSEVNPHAIADRPKGIIANPNCTTMAAMPVLKPLHEEAGLEALVVATYQAVSGSGVAGVAELHGQALKVVGDADKLTHDGDAVDFPEPQVYKRPIAFNVLPLAGSIVDDGLNETDEEQKLRNESRKILEIPALKVSGTCVRVPVFSGHSLQVNARFARPLSAERATELLAGAPGVALSDIPTPLQAAGKDASYVGRIRPDETADNGLALFISNDNLRKGAALNAVQIAELVAAELKG, from the coding sequence GTGAGGGTCGGAATCGTCGGAGCCACCGGGATGGTCGGCACAGCCATGCGCAGGATCCTCGTCGAGCGGGCCTTCCCGGTCGAGGAGCTGCGCCTGTTCGCCTCGGCCCGTTCGGCGGGGACGGTCGTCGACGGTGTCACGGTGGAGGACGCTTCCACGGCGGACTACTCGGGCCTGGACATCGTGCTGTTCTCCGCGGGCGGCGCCACCTCCAAGGCGCTGGCCGAGAAGGTCGCCTCGCAGGGCGCGGTCGTGATCGACAACTCCTCCGCCTGGCGCAAGGACCCCGAGGTCCCCCTCGTCGTCTCCGAGGTGAACCCGCACGCGATCGCCGACCGCCCCAAGGGCATCATCGCCAACCCGAACTGCACGACGATGGCCGCGATGCCGGTCCTGAAGCCGCTGCACGAGGAGGCGGGCCTGGAGGCACTGGTCGTGGCCACCTACCAGGCGGTGTCCGGCTCGGGTGTCGCCGGTGTGGCGGAGCTGCACGGCCAGGCACTGAAGGTCGTCGGCGACGCCGACAAGCTGACCCACGACGGCGACGCGGTCGACTTCCCCGAGCCGCAGGTCTACAAGCGCCCCATCGCCTTCAACGTGCTCCCCCTCGCGGGCTCGATCGTCGACGACGGTCTGAACGAGACCGACGAGGAGCAGAAGCTGCGCAACGAGTCCCGCAAGATCCTGGAGATCCCGGCCCTCAAGGTCTCCGGCACCTGCGTGCGTGTCCCGGTCTTCTCCGGACACTCCCTCCAGGTGAACGCCCGCTTCGCGCGTCCGCTCTCCGCCGAGCGCGCCACCGAGCTCCTCGCGGGTGCCCCGGGCGTCGCCCTCTCCGACATCCCGACCCCGCTCCAGGCCGCCGGCAAGGACGCCTCGTACGTCGGCCGCATCCGGCCGGACGAGACCGCCGACAACGGCCTCGCGCTGTTCATCTCCAACGACAACCTCCGCAAGGGCGCCGCGCTGAACGCGGTGCAGATCGCGGAGCTGGTGGCGGCCGAGCTCAAGGGCTGA
- the pepN gene encoding aminopeptidase N, whose product MPGTNLTREEAQQRAKLLTVDSYEVELDLSGAQEGGTYRSVTTVRFDSAETGAETFIDLVAPAVHEVTLNGDPLDAAEVFEDSRIALSGLLEGRNIVRVVADCAYTNTGEGLHRFVDPVDQQAYLYTQFEVPDARRVFASFEQPDLKATFQFTVKAPSGWTVISNSPTPEPKDDVWVFEPTPRISTYITALIVGPYHSVHSVYEKDGRTVPLGIYCRPSLAEFLDSDAIFEVTRQGFDWFQEKFDYAYPFEKYDQLFVPEFNAGAMENAGAVTIRDQYVFRSKVTDAAYELRAETILHELAHMWFGDLVTMEWWNDLWLNESFATYTSIACQAYHPDSRWPHSWTTFANSMKTWAYRQDQLPSTHPIMAEIRDLDDVLVNFDGITYAKGASVLKQLVAYVGMDEFFSGVQAYFKAHAFGNTQLSDLLGALEETSGRDLGTWAQKWLQTAGINILRPEIETDADGVITSFAIRQEAPALPAGAQGEPTLRPHRIAVGLYDFDGAEGGSGKLVRDERLELDVDGELTAVPELVGRRRPDVVLLNDDDLSYAKVRLDEDSLAFVTEHLGDFESSLPRALCWASAWDMTRDAELATRDYLALVLSGIGKESDIGVVQSLHRQVKLAIELYADPTAREALLTRWTDATLAHLRSAEAGGDHQLAWARAFAATARTPEQLDLLEALLEGRETIEGLAVDTELRWAFVQRLAAVGRFDDAEIAAEYERDKTAAGERHAATARAARPTEEAKAEAWAAVVESDKLPNAVQEAVIAGFVQSDQRELLAPYTDKYFAVVKEIWDARSHEIAQQIATGLYPGVHVAEETLAKTDAWLATAEPNAALRRLVSESRSGVERALKAQAADAQAPTA is encoded by the coding sequence GTGCCTGGCACAAACCTGACCCGCGAAGAGGCGCAGCAGCGCGCGAAACTGCTCACCGTTGACTCGTACGAGGTCGAACTCGACCTCTCCGGCGCGCAGGAGGGCGGCACCTACCGGTCCGTGACCACGGTGCGCTTCGACTCCGCCGAGACCGGCGCGGAGACGTTCATCGACCTGGTGGCCCCGGCCGTCCACGAGGTCACTCTCAACGGCGACCCGCTCGACGCGGCCGAGGTCTTCGAGGACTCGCGGATCGCGCTGTCCGGGCTCCTGGAGGGGCGCAACATCGTCCGTGTCGTCGCGGACTGCGCGTACACCAACACCGGTGAGGGACTGCACCGGTTCGTCGACCCCGTCGACCAGCAGGCCTACCTCTACACCCAGTTCGAGGTGCCGGACGCGCGCCGCGTCTTCGCGTCCTTCGAACAGCCCGACCTGAAGGCCACCTTCCAGTTCACCGTGAAGGCGCCGTCCGGCTGGACGGTCATCTCCAACTCGCCGACCCCGGAGCCCAAGGACGACGTCTGGGTCTTCGAGCCGACGCCGCGGATCTCCACGTACATCACCGCGCTGATCGTCGGCCCGTACCACTCGGTGCACAGCGTGTACGAGAAGGACGGACGGACCGTCCCGCTCGGCATCTACTGTCGCCCCTCGCTCGCCGAGTTCCTCGACTCGGACGCGATCTTCGAGGTCACCCGGCAGGGCTTCGACTGGTTCCAGGAGAAGTTCGACTACGCGTACCCGTTCGAGAAGTACGACCAGCTCTTCGTGCCCGAGTTCAACGCGGGCGCGATGGAGAACGCGGGCGCGGTCACCATCCGCGACCAGTACGTCTTCCGCTCCAAGGTCACCGACGCCGCCTACGAGCTGCGCGCCGAGACGATCCTGCACGAGCTGGCCCACATGTGGTTCGGCGACCTCGTGACGATGGAGTGGTGGAACGACCTCTGGCTGAACGAGTCGTTCGCCACCTACACCTCCATCGCCTGCCAGGCCTACCACCCCGACAGCCGGTGGCCGCACTCCTGGACCACCTTCGCCAACTCCATGAAGACCTGGGCGTACCGGCAGGACCAGCTCCCCTCCACCCACCCGATCATGGCCGAGATCCGCGACCTCGACGACGTGCTCGTCAACTTCGACGGCATCACGTACGCCAAGGGCGCCTCCGTCCTCAAGCAGCTCGTCGCCTATGTCGGCATGGACGAGTTCTTCAGCGGCGTCCAGGCCTACTTCAAGGCCCACGCGTTCGGGAACACCCAGCTTTCCGACCTGCTCGGCGCCCTGGAGGAGACCTCCGGACGCGACCTCGGGACCTGGGCGCAGAAGTGGCTCCAGACCGCCGGGATCAACATCCTGCGCCCGGAGATCGAGACCGACGCCGACGGTGTCATCACCTCCTTCGCCATCCGCCAGGAGGCCCCGGCCCTGCCCGCCGGCGCCCAGGGCGAGCCGACGCTGCGCCCGCACCGCATCGCGGTCGGCCTGTACGACTTCGACGGCGCCGAGGGCGGCAGCGGCAAGCTGGTGCGTGACGAGCGCCTCGAACTGGACGTGGACGGGGAGCTGACCGCCGTACCGGAGCTCGTCGGCAGGCGCCGCCCCGACGTGGTCCTGCTCAACGACGACGACCTGTCGTACGCCAAGGTCCGCCTCGACGAGGACTCGCTCGCGTTCGTCACCGAGCACCTCGGCGACTTCGAGTCCTCCCTGCCGCGCGCCCTGTGCTGGGCCTCGGCCTGGGACATGACCCGCGACGCCGAGCTCGCCACCCGCGACTACCTGGCGCTGGTGCTGTCCGGCATCGGCAAGGAGTCCGACATCGGTGTCGTGCAGTCACTGCACCGGCAGGTGAAGCTGGCGATCGAGCTGTACGCCGACCCGACCGCCCGCGAGGCCCTGCTGACCCGCTGGACCGACGCGACCCTCGCCCACCTGCGCTCGGCCGAGGCCGGCGGCGACCACCAGCTCGCCTGGGCGCGCGCCTTCGCGGCGACCGCGCGCACGCCGGAGCAGCTCGACCTCCTGGAGGCGCTGCTCGAAGGCCGCGAGACCATCGAGGGCCTGGCCGTCGACACCGAACTGCGCTGGGCGTTCGTGCAGCGGCTCGCGGCCGTCGGACGCTTCGACGACGCGGAGATCGCCGCCGAGTACGAGCGCGACAAGACGGCCGCCGGTGAGCGGCACGCGGCCACCGCCCGCGCCGCCCGTCCCACCGAGGAGGCGAAGGCGGAGGCATGGGCCGCGGTCGTCGAGTCCGACAAGCTCCCGAACGCCGTGCAGGAAGCGGTCATCGCGGGCTTCGTCCAGTCCGACCAGCGTGAGCTGCTCGCCCCGTACACGGACAAGTACTTCGCCGTGGTCAAGGAGATCTGGGACGCCCGCTCGCACGAGATCGCGCAGCAGATCGCGACCGGTCTCTACCCGGGCGTCCACGTCGCCGAGGAGACCCTCGCCAAGACGGACGCGTGGCTGGCCACGGCCGAGCCGAACGCCGCTCTGCGACGACTCGTCTCGGAGTCCCGCTCGGGTGTGGAGCGGGCCCTGAAGGCCCAGGCCGCGGACGCGCAGGCGCCGACGGCGTAG
- a CDS encoding sigma-70 family RNA polymerase sigma factor encodes MLRRKPRRAPGVDDPLDATQERRVRAVLALGGVPQADLPDGVQQVRLRLLERAAKGDEAPRDVSAWAAVVASNLAMDWHRAKRRQERLGERLASLRQLEQPSDEEASVLSLAVAQGLDELPDSQRQVLVLRFYADLPVRDIADELGIPEGTVKSRLHTAVRALRARLHEDEVV; translated from the coding sequence GTGCTGCGCAGAAAGCCACGTCGGGCGCCGGGGGTGGACGATCCCCTGGACGCGACTCAGGAACGCCGGGTGCGGGCCGTGCTCGCGCTCGGCGGCGTACCGCAGGCGGACCTGCCGGACGGGGTACAGCAGGTCCGGCTGCGGTTGCTGGAGCGTGCCGCCAAGGGGGACGAGGCGCCGCGCGATGTGTCGGCCTGGGCTGCGGTCGTCGCCTCGAACCTGGCGATGGACTGGCACCGGGCCAAGCGCCGGCAGGAGCGGCTGGGCGAACGCCTGGCCTCGCTGCGGCAGTTGGAGCAACCCTCCGACGAGGAGGCCAGCGTGCTCTCGCTGGCCGTCGCCCAGGGGCTGGACGAACTGCCCGACTCCCAGCGCCAGGTCCTCGTCCTGCGGTTCTACGCCGACCTGCCCGTGCGTGACATCGCCGACGAACTCGGCATACCCGAGGGCACGGTCAAGAGCAGGCTGCACACGGCGGTCCGCGCGCTGCGCGCCCGCCTGCACGAGGACGAGGTGGTGTGA
- a CDS encoding SDR family NAD(P)-dependent oxidoreductase, which translates to MLLTDKTAVIYGAGGSIGGAVARTFAREGARVHLVGRTAKTLDAVASDIAAAGGHAETAVLDALDETAVTTHIASLDAVDVSFNLVTRGDVQGVPLLDLPVEDFVRPVETGVRTNFITARAAARRMAEAGSGVVLTLDSGSAHGSPMMGGTGPADAAIDTLVRNLAAELGPRGLRVVGLWAAGVPETLTREKLLAVDSAMDLDEAALQGLLANLAGMRMTRRNPTLAEIAATAAFLASDLAGGITGTFVNVTGGMVPH; encoded by the coding sequence ATGCTGCTCACCGACAAGACCGCGGTCATCTACGGCGCCGGCGGATCCATCGGCGGTGCCGTCGCCCGCACCTTCGCCCGTGAGGGTGCCCGGGTGCACCTGGTGGGGCGCACGGCGAAGACACTGGACGCGGTGGCCTCGGACATCGCGGCGGCGGGCGGGCACGCCGAGACCGCGGTGCTCGACGCGCTGGACGAGACGGCGGTCACCACGCACATCGCCTCCCTGGACGCCGTCGACGTCTCCTTCAACCTCGTCACGCGCGGCGATGTGCAGGGCGTTCCCCTGCTCGACCTGCCGGTCGAGGACTTCGTACGGCCCGTCGAGACCGGTGTCCGCACCAACTTCATCACCGCCCGCGCCGCCGCCCGTCGCATGGCCGAGGCGGGCTCGGGCGTGGTGCTCACGCTCGACAGCGGCTCCGCGCACGGCAGTCCGATGATGGGCGGCACCGGACCCGCGGACGCGGCGATCGACACGCTGGTGCGGAACCTGGCGGCGGAGCTGGGACCGCGCGGACTGCGGGTGGTGGGCCTGTGGGCGGCGGGGGTGCCCGAGACCCTGACCCGGGAGAAGCTGCTCGCGGTCGACAGCGCCATGGACCTCGACGAAGCGGCACTCCAGGGGCTGCTCGCGAACCTCGCGGGGATGCGCATGACCCGCCGCAACCCCACCCTGGCCGAGATCGCCGCCACCGCCGCGTTCCTCGCCTCCGACCTGGCGGGCGGCATCACCGGCACGTTCGTCAACGTGACGGGCGGAATGGTCCCCCACTGA
- a CDS encoding DUF1203 domain-containing protein produces MTTYTAHPIAPDVLKELRATDDAGRPLAPLTDEVGGAPLRCCLRRGEPGERVALVSYAPLRRWAAARGVEPGAYDEQGPVFIHADECAGPATDALPFTNAHRVVRRYSAEGHILGGQLVGEPAVFDEAFTAAFDDPEVALVHVRAVEYGCFLYEVRRSGFAREAGAGPAAAVRAPN; encoded by the coding sequence ATGACGACGTACACCGCACACCCCATTGCCCCGGACGTCCTGAAAGAGCTCCGCGCCACCGACGACGCGGGCCGTCCGCTCGCCCCGCTGACCGACGAGGTGGGCGGCGCCCCGCTGCGCTGTTGCCTGCGCCGCGGCGAGCCCGGCGAGCGCGTCGCCCTGGTCTCGTACGCCCCGCTGCGCCGCTGGGCCGCCGCGAGGGGCGTCGAGCCGGGCGCGTACGACGAGCAGGGCCCGGTCTTCATCCACGCGGACGAATGCGCGGGCCCGGCCACGGACGCCCTCCCGTTCACGAACGCCCACCGCGTGGTCCGCCGCTACTCGGCCGAGGGGCACATCCTGGGCGGGCAACTGGTCGGCGAACCGGCCGTGTTCGACGAGGCCTTCACCGCGGCGTTCGACGACCCGGAGGTGGCCCTGGTCCATGTACGGGCGGTGGAGTACGGCTGCTTCCTGTACGAGGTGCGGCGGAGCGGGTTCGCGCGCGAGGCCGGGGCGGGACCGGCGGCGGCCGTACGGGCTCCGAACTGA